The window ACTGAAGAAGAACATAATGTTTATCAGCCAGGAAAAGATATTAACATTTTAAGCATCAGCTATGTACTTCAAGAGTTGCAGAAAAGCGGATCATCAGATATCCCTGTAACCGGAGGCCAGGCTTGGAGATACATATCCACGTCCATGGATCGATTCTATGAAGCCGTGGAAAAGTGTCCCGATAATAAATTACTCAAGGACATGCCTGAACTTGAATAAAACAGAAAACCTGTTATTGGTTAATTATATTAAAATAAGACAAAAAGGACCGGTTTATGGACGCAAACAAAATCAAGGACAAAATAACTCCCCAGGTATTAGAGACAATTTTCCCCATTGAACGCAGCAATGACTTTTTTGAAGCATTTTATGGAGATTCTGCTGACAGCCATTTTGACATTCGGCTTGGCCTGGAGAAAGTTGAAGAATCAAGGATTATACTTGCCTTCCACCTTATTCAACGCCCAGGCAAGTGTCTGGCCTGCAATATGACCTATGGACTGCCCCAGGTTCTGGACAGACATCCCATCATCAACATCAATGGACTTGTCAGTGATCTTGCTTCGCAAGTTGGACTTGATCCATCCCAAGTTCAATGGAAGCTGGGCAATACTCATGAAAAATCATCGGAATTGCATACAGTCCCTTTGATTATTACATTTAATTGAGAGTTAGACGCTTATAAGTAACTTGAATCATATTGCTAATAAATTCAAATACTTACAAATTTCAGTATATTTGCTCTTGTTCCCAGGCTGGAGCCTGGGAACACCTATTTTTTTGTGGCTCCAGCCACATTTTGAAGAAGCGGCTGGAGCCGCAAGAGTAAGATGTCCCCAGGCTGGAGCCTGGGAACGAGAGGTGTAAGTTACTCGCAGGTTAGGTCCCGGTCCGCCCGGGTGAGGAGCTTACAAGTAAATTAAAATGTCCCAATTTTCAAATATGGGACTGTTCTTCAATGTGGAGGCGGCTTCCAGCCGCCTGGGCTTTAATAGCCTGCAGGATGCAGGCTCCACGTTTGAAGACAGTTACTCACAGGTTCGGTCCCGGGTCGCCCTGGCAAAACGTCTACAAAGTTATCTCTTCTAAGCTCTTTCTAGGTCTCGGGGCTGGATCTTCTGCAGGATACCCAACAGCAAGTAGTGCCACAACAGCCACATCAGGTGACAAATCATACCTGTCCTTAATCGCCTGCTCCTCGTACATCCCCACCCAGCATGTTCCAAGTCCGAGCTCCACAGCCTGAAGCATCATCTGTGTAATGGCTATGGAGCAGTTGGAAGCTGCTGCCGCACGCAACACCTCCTGACTGGCATTTCCGGCCTTGTTAACATACTCTTCAATACCTGCCTGCATCTTTGGCGGCAAAACACCGCTATCTTTCAAGAATCTGAAACTCGCTCTGGCATCATCAATGTACTTACTCAAATCAGCGCAACAGATAATAACTGCATTTGCTCCACCAATCCAGCGCTGCCCCTTGGTGACTTCATCAGCCATCCAGGCAATGTCATCTTTATCCTGGACCACCTTGAACCTCCAGGGCTGGGCGTTTAAGCCTGATGGAGCCAGTCTTGCTGCTTCCAGAAGCTGAGTGATCTGCCCCTGCTTGATTTCTGCATCCTTAAATTTCCGGATGCTTCTTCTTGCCTGAATAGCCTCAGTTACATTCATAATTTCCTCCTTAAATTCTTTACATGACATCACTCACAACCCATTTATCAGCCTGATTAGTTATCAGCAAAAGGGTTGATAAGAATTATCTTTTCAACTTGAGAGTTAAAAGCTCTTCACCCGGGCGGACCAGGACCGAACGTATGAGTAACTTTACGAGTCTGTCACTTTTCTGGAAATTGGGACAGTCCCCGCGAGGTACTATAAAAAAGATTGATGCTGCATTGGTTTCTGGAAGAAATTTGCTTTGATGAAAAAATCTACACAGCGAGGGACAGTCCCCCTCCGGGCTGTAAGCCTCCGGGCAGGAAGCTGTGCCAGGCGCAAAGTTTCCATCTTTGACGGAACTTTTCTGGCAAATGTGCATCAATCATAAGCAAAAATCGTAAAAATGTGATAGCTGTAACTGTCTGAATTTATTAGTAAAACAATTATAGCTACTTGTAAGCTCCTCACCAGGGGGACCGGGACCGAACCTGTAAGTAACTAAAAAATCAGCCTTAACACGTTAGAGATTGCCGCGCTCGAAGACTCGCTCGCAATGACAGCTGAGCTGTCAGGGATGTAGTTGCTGAAAACCTGTCACCCACGAGGGAGCCTAAGCGACCGAAGCAATCTGTATGGCAAAATCATAATACTTTGAATTTATTACATATACGATTGTAGTTACTTAGAAGTTATCAGTTTATTGTTACTATTTGAAGAAAAAAACATTATGATTTCAAATGGTTAGTCTTTGGAAACGTCTGGATATCTAAAGCTTGTAAAATGGCAATAAATCCAAGGGGTTGCACAAGAACTTTTGACTGTCCAGTTTTCAAGTTAAAATCGTTTAAGCAGACTTTCCCCAGGTTCGGAAACCAGCCCCTTCCATAAATTAAAGCACATAAACAAAAGGACAAATGTAAAGGGCAAAGCCGCAGTGATGGCCATCTTCTGCAATGCAGCCAAGCCTCCTGACACAAGCAGTATGGCAGCCACAGAAGACTGAGTCACCCCCCAGATCATTTTTTTAGACAGTGATGGGTTAGGTGACCCATCACTGGTCATGATGCCAAGGACAAAGGTAGCTGAGTCTGCTGATGTAACAAAAAAGACAATCAAAAGCAGAATTGCCACATTGGATAAAATTGCCGCTCCAGGGTAGTAATCAAATACAGCAAATAAGGCAGTTGACACATCTTTTTGCGCTGCCAGTCCTATTTCAGCACCCTGTTCAAGCTCTAAAAATAATGATGATCCCCCAAAAACACTGAACCATACAAAAGTCATCAAGGTTGGCACAAGTAATGCCCCGCTGATAAACTCCCTGATAGTCCTTCCCTTGGAAATCCTTGCCACAAAAATCCCAACAAAAGGTGACCAGGCAATCCACCAGGCCCAGTAAAACAGAGTCCAATTCTTGTACCAGTCATGCCCCAGGAACGGATTAACCGACAGGCTCATTTCAAGAAAATTGCCCATATATCCGCCCATTGTATCTGTAAATACATTGAAAATATATGAAGTCGGCCCAAAAATGAGCATAAAGACAAGAAGCATAGAAGCCAGAAAAATATTGGATTTACTCAAAGTCTGAATCCCTTTGTCCAGTCCCACGGCAGCAGAAACCATAAACAGGCAGGTCGTGATGAAAATAATGATAAGAGTGGCCGTGTTGCTTGAAGGCAATCCATAAAGGTGCTCCAGACCACTGTTGATCTGCATGGCACCCAGCCCGAGAGATGTGGCAATACCGAAAATAGTGGCAAAAACCGCAAGAGTATCAATCAGATATCCCCAGGGGCCGTAAATCCGATTGCCCAGCATGGGGTAAAAGCAGGAACTTATCAAGGGCGGCATTCCTCTGCGAAAAGAAAAATAGGCAATGCTCAGGCTCATAACAATATAAATTGCCCAGGGGTGGAGACCCCAGTGAAAAAAACTGTAACGCATGGCAAAAGTTGCTGCCTGTCCGCTCTGACTTTCCAGGTATTCAGGTGGATCCATAAAATGACTTAACGGCTCCGCCACTCCCCAGAATATCAGACCAATGCCCATACCAGCGGCAAAGAGCATGCTGAACCACCCGAAGTAAGTATACTCCGGTTTCTCGTGGTCCTTTCCCAGTTTGATTTCACCATACTTGCTCAGGGCCAGGACAATACAAAAAACGAGGAAAAAGAAGCCGGACAACATGTACGCCCATCCAAAGTGGGCTATAATGGCACCATGGAGCGCAGTGGAAAATGTGTCCAACCCTTGAGGGTCATAGATGCCTGCAAAGACAAATAAACCCACAATTATCAATGATGTGGTAAAAACTTTATTTTCAAACAAAAGCTCCTCCCTGTATGCTGTTTACTGCTATGCTGCCTGTCAATTTGCAGCAAGCATAGCCTCAAGCTCAAGTCTGAGATGCTTTGCTGCCGGGGCAGTCTGCTCAAAAATTTCTTTAGAACGATGAAAGTGCAGTAACCTGATATCTCTAACTTCAGGTTTAATGTAAAGATCCGGCTTGAGCCATTTCATTTTCTGAGCAGTAATGGCCTGTTGCATTATTTCAAAAGTATTGAACAAAGAATCTGTAAAGTCTATCTCATTGGAGTCATTGTCTGATTTTTCCCCGGATACGTCAATTGCTACTGTATAATCGCATTTCCCTTCAAGCAGATCATATGGGAGAGGATTAACAGTGCCTCCGTCTACAAGGAGACGTCCATCCCTTGGAACCGGAGCAAACAGCCCTGGAACAGCCATGCTGGCTTTAACGGCTGAAATCAGATCCCCTGAGCTCATAACAACCTGGTCTTTCTTCCAGTAATCAGCTGCCACAACATACAACGGAATATCAAGTTCCTCAAAACTGGAAACCTTGATTTTCTCTTTCATAAAGTTAAGAAATCCCTGACTGTCTACAAGACCTCCAGCATCCAGGTCCAGCCTGAGTATGTCCATAAGCTGCAAACCGGAATCGCCCTTTACCAGAGATCTGAAAACATCAAAATTATCACCGGAAAATTCCTGTACAATCTCCCGGATCTCTTTGCCTGAAAGGCCTGAAGCATACAAAGCGCCCATAATAGCTCCGATGCTTGAGCCTGCTATGGCACAGGGTCGTATTTCAAGCTCATCAAAGACTTCCAGAACTGGAATATGAGCCAGCCCGGTAGCTCCTCCTGAGCCTAAGGCCAAACCAATGGAAACAGCATTCTCCTGACCTGCAAAAGACCAGGAGCCTTTCAAAGGATTAACCGCCATCCAGACAGCTGTCATGCCCGCTGCAGTTAAAAAATTTCTTCGTGACAGCTTACTTGATTCATATCGCATTCTTTGCCTTATTCCTTGATGAATATTCGTTTTTTGTAATAGCAACTTACCTTTTTTAAGCCTGTAGAAAAAAACAAAAAAGTTTTCTAACCTTGAAATTGCAACAAAGCCCAATATCCTTATTCTTCAGCCTTAAGTCTTCCACCTTAAGCCATAAGTCTTCAGCCTGAAAAAAATACAGTAATCACCCCAACATAACGTTCCTTGTTTAAATTGGGTTTTGAGCAGAGGCCGCATCAGTCAGGATTTTTTTGAAAGGTAAGTGAACCTGGACAGTAGTCTGTCCTGGAATAGAACTGTCAAGCGTCAGTAAACCATTGTGGGCTTGGGCAGCCAGTCTGGCAGAATATGCTCCAAGTCCGCTGCCGGTTTTTTTCCCGGCAGAAACATATTTCCGGGCGTAGCGCTCACGGATTTGCATGGGAACTTCACCTTGATTTGTAATGCTGATAATCAGCTCATCCGACTCTGAGTTAATGCTGACAACGACTTGCCCACCCCGGGGCGAAGCTTCCACAGCATTATTAACAAGATTCAACAGCATGGAATAAACAAGAGACTCCGCACCATGAAAGACAATGGGCCTGGCTTGGTCAACAGACATGCCGTCAACCTGGATGCTAACCGTTACCATATATTGCCTGGCAAGGATGGACACATCTTCTTCAATTTGACGAAGCAAAGAAAGCATGTCAATTTTTTCTGCCTGAAATACATACCTTCCCTGTTCGATTTGCAAAATTTCAAGACGTTGGTTAAGCATATCCCGGAGACGCAACCCTGCAGACTTGATACGCTCCAAAGGCTGCAGGGCTTCTTTGCGGTCTTGTATGAACTGAGATATCTTCTCCGGCAGGTGGATAATGGGAACCAGAGGACGTTTGAGGTCATGGGCCAGCAGATGTTCCACCTCTTCACGAAACCTCAAGTTACGCTCAATCTCGTCTTTTTGTTCCAGGATCTGCCTGTTCAATGCATCACTGATCAGCAGCAGCATGGACAAAGATACCAGAACAATGACTCCAATGGTACTCAAGGCAAACCCTGTGTGAAATACTCCGTGCCACCAGTTCTGTTCAGGAGTAACTGCGATATGTAAAAAAAAGCGCAGCCAGAAGATTGTTCCATTAAAGATAAAAAGCCAGCCAGTAAGCCGGATTGATCGACTCAGGGGAACAGAACTCAGCAGGCTCAGTGCAATCCCATAATTCATTATGGAGTAGACAATATTGGTCACTATTATGCGGACAAAAATAGAGTCATGGATAGCACAAAACCAGAATAGTCCTCCCATATGAAACAGCAAAAGCACGACAATAAGCATGAGTTGTGACCTGCTGAACCCTGGACGACCAAGATAAGTCAGGAAGCCTCTCCAGAATAGTATGTAATCGAGAAATATTAATAGATGTGCCACCTGTATGGACAGGATATCTGGGATGACCCCACGCATGGCGAGCAAAAAAAGACCCACTGTAAGCAATATATACCCGCAAACCCACCATCCGGGTCCTTTTACGGGAAAACTAAGTCTGTAGACCACACAAAAGAATATAGCGGCAATGAATACGATAAAAGCT is drawn from Desulfonatronovibrio magnus and contains these coding sequences:
- a CDS encoding nitroreductase family protein, with the protein product MNVTEAIQARRSIRKFKDAEIKQGQITQLLEAARLAPSGLNAQPWRFKVVQDKDDIAWMADEVTKGQRWIGGANAVIICCADLSKYIDDARASFRFLKDSGVLPPKMQAGIEEYVNKAGNASQEVLRAAAASNCSIAITQMMLQAVELGLGTCWVGMYEEQAIKDRYDLSPDVAVVALLAVGYPAEDPAPRPRKSLEEITL
- a CDS encoding glycine betaine uptake BCCT transporter, coding for MFENKVFTTSLIIVGLFVFAGIYDPQGLDTFSTALHGAIIAHFGWAYMLSGFFFLVFCIVLALSKYGEIKLGKDHEKPEYTYFGWFSMLFAAGMGIGLIFWGVAEPLSHFMDPPEYLESQSGQAATFAMRYSFFHWGLHPWAIYIVMSLSIAYFSFRRGMPPLISSCFYPMLGNRIYGPWGYLIDTLAVFATIFGIATSLGLGAMQINSGLEHLYGLPSSNTATLIIIFITTCLFMVSAAVGLDKGIQTLSKSNIFLASMLLVFMLIFGPTSYIFNVFTDTMGGYMGNFLEMSLSVNPFLGHDWYKNWTLFYWAWWIAWSPFVGIFVARISKGRTIREFISGALLVPTLMTFVWFSVFGGSSLFLELEQGAEIGLAAQKDVSTALFAVFDYYPGAAILSNVAILLLIVFFVTSADSATFVLGIMTSDGSPNPSLSKKMIWGVTQSSVAAILLVSGGLAALQKMAITAALPFTFVLLFMCFNLWKGLVSEPGESLLKRF
- a CDS encoding patatin-like phospholipase family protein; its protein translation is MRYESSKLSRRNFLTAAGMTAVWMAVNPLKGSWSFAGQENAVSIGLALGSGGATGLAHIPVLEVFDELEIRPCAIAGSSIGAIMGALYASGLSGKEIREIVQEFSGDNFDVFRSLVKGDSGLQLMDILRLDLDAGGLVDSQGFLNFMKEKIKVSSFEELDIPLYVVAADYWKKDQVVMSSGDLISAVKASMAVPGLFAPVPRDGRLLVDGGTVNPLPYDLLEGKCDYTVAIDVSGEKSDNDSNEIDFTDSLFNTFEIMQQAITAQKMKWLKPDLYIKPEVRDIRLLHFHRSKEIFEQTAPAAKHLRLELEAMLAAN
- a CDS encoding sensor histidine kinase — encoded protein: MEIKTLLFAQAFIVFIAAIFFCVVYRLSFPVKGPGWWVCGYILLTVGLFLLAMRGVIPDILSIQVAHLLIFLDYILFWRGFLTYLGRPGFSRSQLMLIVVLLLFHMGGLFWFCAIHDSIFVRIIVTNIVYSIMNYGIALSLLSSVPLSRSIRLTGWLFIFNGTIFWLRFFLHIAVTPEQNWWHGVFHTGFALSTIGVIVLVSLSMLLLISDALNRQILEQKDEIERNLRFREEVEHLLAHDLKRPLVPIIHLPEKISQFIQDRKEALQPLERIKSAGLRLRDMLNQRLEILQIEQGRYVFQAEKIDMLSLLRQIEEDVSILARQYMVTVSIQVDGMSVDQARPIVFHGAESLVYSMLLNLVNNAVEASPRGGQVVVSINSESDELIISITNQGEVPMQIRERYARKYVSAGKKTGSGLGAYSARLAAQAHNGLLTLDSSIPGQTTVQVHLPFKKILTDAASAQNPI